From Herpetosiphonaceae bacterium:
TGCGAAGTTATCGACGATCCGGCGGAGATTGAGAAATATCTGCCCGATCCTGGGCCGGAGTGGACGCTAGCGGTGGTTGAGCGAGATGAGCAGGAGTGACACCCCGCCCAACCACCGCTAAAGCATGCTGCTACCGCTCCACCGCCACGCTGTGGACCATCACACTGAGCGGACGCGGATCGGCGCTGGCCGGATCGGCGCGCATCGGCAGGTAGGTCGGCGCGTGGAGCCGCAGGCGAAGCTGACGCTGACCGGCAAGCGCGGGCGGTACGGACAGGCGATACACCCGCCACTGCGCATCGGGACGCAGCACGGCAGCCGGAGCGTTACCGACCGAAATCTGAAGCGGCCCGTCCAGCGGGATCGGCGCGGCGAGCACCATGCTGACGGTATTCCCTGCGGCAAGCGGCTGCTCCAAGGGAAGCACAATCTCACCGTCGCCCAGCAGCCAGCGAAAGGTCAGATCGCCGCTGCGCTCACTGCCCGCAAAGCCCGCGACATAGCCAAGATCGAGCGCATCGTCGCCGAGCACCAGCGACTCGCGAGGCTCGACCGGCACATAATCGAGCGCCCAGCGCTGCGCATCCTCGCCCGCCCGCTCCTCAGCCGGATTGAGCAGCGGGCGCGCATGGGATTCATCGCCAACGGCACGGCTGAGCACACCCGCGACCAGCCCGGAGCGGCGCGAGTCGTTGGACGAGAGCACGGCCAGGGCCTCGGATCTGCGGCCCTGCGCAGCCAGCGTCAGCGCCAGCGACAGCTCGCTCTCGACAAATTCGGGATCGACCTTCAGCGCGGCGCGATACTCACGCTCAGCCGCTTGGTAGTCGCCGCGCGCAGACGCCTGATCACCGCGCCACACGTAAAGCTCGCGCTGCACACCCCGCCCGATGATCTCAGGATAGTTGCGATAGGTCAAGAAGAGCGCGGCAAGGATGATCGCGGTGCTGTAGACGATTGCCCCGCGCCAGTGGAGATCGCGCAGGCTGGCCCCTAGACGCGGGGCGTAGCTCAGCGTCCAACCGGCGTACAGCCCCAGCAGCAGCCAGATCGACAGCAGGTAGCGCGGCTCGACATGAAAGACCAGCACCGTCGCGAAGGAGTAGAGCAGCCACAGGCCCAGCAGCGCCTTGAAGGCGCGATCGGTGGCGGGATGCAGCAGGCCGATCACGCCTGCGAGCGAGGCGACAAGCCAGAGCAGATCGCCGAAGAGGCCGAGCGGCGCGGCCTCGCGCAGCGGACGGGTAAAAAAGCTGCGCTTAACCCAAAAATCCTCGACAAACTGCGCCTTCCAGATATGGAGAAAGGTCGGCCAGACGTTGCGGAACGGACGCAACGGCTCCGCGCTCAAGATCTCACGCACGCGCGCAGAGGCGTATGCCTGCCGATCGGCCTGCGGAAGCTGGCGCAGTTCCTCGATCTTGGCGTTGCGCTGATCGGGGCTGCCGAGATCCAGCCAGAGATTGATCGGGCCGAGCGTATCGATCGGGATGAAGCGCTGATAGACGATCCAGTTGCGCGCGGTCCACGGCAGCACGATGATCAGCGTGCAGACCGCCAGCACCGCAAAAGGCACGACCGACGAGCGCAGCGCGATCCGCGCCAATTGGGAGCGCGCCAGCTTCTCTGCGAGGCCACGCTCCGGGCGCGGCCAGTTGCGCAGCAGCAGCCAGGGCACCGCAAAGACCAGCGCGTACAGCGCCGGAGAGCGTGTCAGCGCGGCCATGCCCAGCACGAGGCCGGAGAGCACCAGATCGCGGTAGCGTCCGGTCTGATCGAAGCGCAGCAGCAGCCACAGATGCAGCGTGAACAGAAACAGATAGATCGGCTCGGAGAAGAGCGTCGCGGGCAGCTCGACAAACGGAAACCAGACCGCCCAGAATCCGGCGAAGAGCAGCCCCGCGCGGCGGTTGAACAGGCGCGTCGCCAGGGCATAGCACAGCGGCACCATCAGCACGCCGAGCACCGTTTGAAAGCCCTGGATCAGGCGCACCCCGAACGACGGAGCCTGGTTCAGCAGCAGCGCGAGCTTGAGCCAGGCCGCGAAGACCCAGACATGAAAGGGTGGCCGGATCAGCCAGGAATCGTCGACGTACTGGCCGGTGACAGCAAAGCGCAGCGCCCGCTGGAAATAATCGCCGTCGTCGGCGTTGGAGAACTGCGGCCACAGCGGATTGATCGTGAGATACCAGATGCGCAGCGCCAACGCGATCAGCAGCAGCAGCAGTAGCACCCAGTGTCGGCGAAGCGTGTATACAACCTTCATTGATCTATCAAGATGTGATATGGCTCGACCACGACGAGCGACGACAGCGCCGGTCGTTTCTGGTGCGACGGCCATACCACGTAGCGAGCGATTGACGAGTCGGAGGGCGCGGGCAGCAGCGCTTGCGGCACCAATGCCCGATCCTGATGCTCCAGCACGTAGCGCGCGCCGATCTGCGGGCCGCGCGCCAGCACCGCCACAAGCACGATGCCCAGCGCCAGCAGCCATTGCGCCCGGCTCAGATTAAGCCGCCGCGTCCATCTGCTCTGAGCGAGCACGCGCGCGGCGTACACGAGCGGCGCGGCGCTTGCCAGCGCCCAGATCGGCGCGAGCGGCAAGAAAAATCGCGGCAGCACAAAGCCGATGCAGACGCCGAGCACGTACACCAGCGCGCCGACGACGAGCAGCCGGTGACGACGATCGCCGCGCCAGAGCCAGAGCGCCAGGCCGAGCAGCGCCAGCCAGTTGGCCGGAAACGCCAGCAGCCGCAGCCCGATCGCCTGGCCGAACTCGCTCGTATCCTCAGCGCCGGTGCCGACGAACGCTTGCAGATTGCGCAGCCAGTTACCGAAAAAGCGCGGCGGATCGGCCAGCACGATCTCGCGCAGCGTCACATCGTCGGCGGCCTCCTGCCAGCGACCGCCGAAGTCGATGTTGCCATAGACCGCCAGCCAGATGTTTTTTGCCTGCTGGCTGTAGAGCGGAGTGCCCGTATCGGCGAGGTTTACGACGAGCTGCGGCGCGGCACCCAGCAGCCAGCCCAGCGTCAGCCAGCCACACAAACGCCAGGGTACGCGCTGCAACCAGCGACGCGGCGATTCGGGCGCGTCGGGAGCGAGCACCATCAGCGCGATCCAGCCGACCGGCAGCAGCACCAGGCCGGGATGACGGATCAGAAAGGCCAGGCCGCACAGCAGACCGGCCAGCAGCGCCGAGCGCCACGTCGCCACACGCGGCACCAGCAGCGCGGCCAGCGCTGAGGTCCAGAGCGCGGCGAAGGGCATGTCCGTGCCGACATACAGCGCGTACCGCACCACGAACGGGCTGAGCGCCAGCGCCAGCACCGCCAGCAGCGCCCCGCCACGCCGCGACTCGACCGGAGCGACGATCAGGCCAAGCAGCCAGGTCGTCAGCAGCAGCAGCAGCCCGCTCAGCGCCGCGATCGGACGGGCGGCGAGAAACGCACTCGCGCTCGTGAGCGGCTTGACCAGCCAGAGCAGGAAGGGATAGCCAAGCTGGTAGAAGCCATCGGCGCGCAGCACACAGGCCGTCTGACCCGCGCCGCACAGCAGCGCCGTCGCGCGCGTCGCAAAGACCGGAAAATCACGCTCGACGCCCGGCACCGAGAGCGCGACATGCCCGCGCGCCGTCAGCAGCAGCCAGCCGAACCACAGCAGCGGCAGCGCGACGCCAAGCGCCAGCAGCAACCTCGACTGGGCCGCAGCGCCAATCTGCGGCAGCGCGCGCACCGCCAGCAGCGCGCCGAGCGCCACCAGCAGCAGCGGCGGCAGCGTGCGCAGCGGATAGGGCGTGAGCTGCAAGCGGTAGAGCAGCAGAAAGACCAGCGCGATCGTCAGGGCGACAGCGAGCTGCCGCAAGCGACGACGCACCAGGGCCGTACCCAGGACGATCGCGGCGGCACCGTAGGCAAGCTGCGACGGATAGGGCCGGATCGGCCATGCGCTCGTCGCCAGCGCCGCGCGATCGACCTGCACGCCGCGCGTCTCGTCGTCGGCCTCGACCGGCGGCTCGACTCGCAGCTCAAGAAAGATGTCATTGGCCTTGAGCAGCCCGCCGTCGATAGTGAAGCTATGCGTCTCCCACTCGCCAGTGGCCTGAAACACGCCTAGCTCTTGCCGCCCATTGAGCAGCACACGCACCGTCGGCAGCGGCGCACCTTGTGGACGCAGTGCCCGCCAGCGCACGGTCGCCGTCGCCGGAAGACCGATCTGCGGAAAGATCAGGTACGATTGTGCCCGACTCCAGCGCAGCGGCGCTGTCGCGTGGCTTTCGGGATCGAGCACGCCCCAGCGATTGACCGGATCGTTGAAGCCCTGGGCATAGGCCGCGTCGTTGTAGCCGACGTGGACTGAGTGCCGCGCGGGAACCTGATACATCAGCACGATCAGCAGCAGCCCAGCGAGGCCCCAGGCCAGCGCGTGGAGCAGCCAGCGCAGCAGCGCCGTCGGATGGGATCGCGTCGATTGGATCGGCAGTACCCGCTTCATGCGTCGCTCGTCACCAAAACCTTTACTGCGTGATCGTGATCGTGCCCAGCGGCACCACGTTGCCGGGCTGCGCCTGACCATCGATCGTCAGCGGCGGATGCCCACCTGTCGCCGGGTCGAACATGCCGACGACCAGCGTGTACTCGCCCGGCGGCAGCGCCGGAAGCGGCACGTCGTTGACATCGACCACTATTGTACCCGCTTGCCAGGATGATGTCGGGAAGCGCCCCTGCCACGGCGGCGTGTCGCGCTGCGCCACGGTATTGCCCGCCGCGTCGCGCACATGCACAAAGATGAACACATCCTCAGCGAGCGGCTGCTCGACCTGCCAGAAAGTACGCAGCGCCAGCACGCCACCGGCCCGCAGCTCGCGCGTCGGCTGAATCCCGGCCTGTGGCTGCTCCGGGTCGGGCTGTCCTAGAGTCGCGCCCAGGAAGCGCACGCCGCCAAAGCGCGCCTCGCCCGTGGGACGCTCCGCCGCATCCGCCGCCGACAGGCCGGTCGAGTAGATCAGGAGGCGCGGGCCGAACATCTGCTGATCGGGCAGGCCAAACTCGGCCACGGCGCTGCCACCGGCCCAGCGCAGATACACGTCGGGGATCGCCCACTGCCGCCACACATCCGACGACGCGATCACGTAGGCGTAGCCCTGCTGCCGATACCAGGCCAGATCGCGCTGCGGCAGATACTCGACCTCGGTCCAGCGGCTTTCCTGCGCGCCCGGAACCGGCTTTAGCTCGGCGGCAAGCCGCACGCCCGGCGGCACGTGCGCGTCAACCCAGTGAAGCGCCTGCACGCGCGAGTCGCCGCGTCGCAGCCGATCGGCGTAGCGCAGCGCCTCGACGGACGAGGGCAGAAGCAGCAGCGCGAGCAGCACCGCGCCAGCGGCGATCAGCGCCGGACGAGGCAGCGCCGCGCGCAGACGATTGAGGAGATCGGCGAAGCCAGCGCCCGCCAGCACAAACAGCGGCACCTGCGTGGCGATGATGTTGCGCATCCAGTGGTTGCCCTGCGGCAAAAAGATCAGCAGATAGGCCAGCAGCAGCGCCCACAGCACCACGACGCGCCAGTCGCGCCGCAGGAGCAGCGCCACGGTGCCCCACAGCGCCAGCAGGCCGCCAATCGTACCGACGGCGCGCTCACGAAAGAAGCCGAGATAGTAGCGCACCGGCCACGCGCCAGTAATATCGCCGTGCGCGCCGATCGCGTAATCGCCAAGCTGATGGGTCAGATCGCGCTGAAACTCGTCAAAGGCCAGCACGATGTAGGGCGATGTCAGCAAAAACACGCCGATCATCGCGCCAGCCGCCGCGATCAGCCGGGGCAGCGTGTGCAGCATCCGCCCGCGCCAGTGGAGCGCGTGCGCAGCCGTGATCGCCACCGCCGCCAGCGCCGCGTGATGCTTGGTCGCAGCAGCAGCGCCCGCCAGCGCGCCCGCCAGCAGATAATCGCGCCAGCCGCCCCGCTCGTAGATCGCCAGCGTCCAGACCAGCGCCAGCGCGACAAAGAACTCGCTCGGCACGTCGGTGGTGATGTAGTGCGAGTGGATGATATGCAGGGCGTTGACCGCCAGCAGCGCCGCCGCGACCAGTCCCGCGATCGGCCCCGCCACGCGCCGGGCCAGCGTGTAGAGCGCGGGCACCGTGGCCGCGCCCGTCAGCGCGGTAGCGATACGGCCCCAGGTGAAGAAGCCCGGCACCGAAGTCGCGATGTCGGTCGTCTCCGGCAGTTGGGCCGCGCCCGCGTACCAGCCCTGCGCGATACCCCAGTGCAGATGCAGCCAGGCGACCGCGCTCTGCACGTAGATCCAGAGCGACGGATAGTAGAAGAAGTGCGGATTGGGATCGCCGTTGCGCAGCATGCGCAGCACAACATTCATGATCGCGGGCTCGTCGGGATGCGGCACGAACGGCAGCGACCAGTTGGCCTTCCAGAGACGCAGCGCCAGCGCGATCAGCGTGAGTGCGCCGAGCGCGACGAGCGCCGCCGACTGATGCCGCACCGGTGGCCGCAGCCTCACTCCCGCACCTCGATCGTCGTCAACACAAAGGTCGAGCCGTCCGATCCCGGCTCAGGATACGCCAGCGGCAGGCGCTCGCCGCTATCCATGCGG
This genomic window contains:
- a CDS encoding glycosyltransferase family 39 protein, which encodes MKVVYTLRRHWVLLLLLLIALALRIWYLTINPLWPQFSNADDGDYFQRALRFAVTGQYVDDSWLIRPPFHVWVFAAWLKLALLLNQAPSFGVRLIQGFQTVLGVLMVPLCYALATRLFNRRAGLLFAGFWAVWFPFVELPATLFSEPIYLFLFTLHLWLLLRFDQTGRYRDLVLSGLVLGMAALTRSPALYALVFAVPWLLLRNWPRPERGLAEKLARSQLARIALRSSVVPFAVLAVCTLIIVLPWTARNWIVYQRFIPIDTLGPINLWLDLGSPDQRNAKIEELRQLPQADRQAYASARVREILSAEPLRPFRNVWPTFLHIWKAQFVEDFWVKRSFFTRPLREAAPLGLFGDLLWLVASLAGVIGLLHPATDRAFKALLGLWLLYSFATVLVFHVEPRYLLSIWLLLGLYAGWTLSYAPRLGASLRDLHWRGAIVYSTAIILAALFLTYRNYPEIIGRGVQRELYVWRGDQASARGDYQAAEREYRAALKVDPEFVESELSLALTLAAQGRRSEALAVLSSNDSRRSGLVAGVLSRAVGDESHARPLLNPAEERAGEDAQRWALDYVPVEPRESLVLGDDALDLGYVAGFAGSERSGDLTFRWLLGDGEIVLPLEQPLAAGNTVSMVLAAPIPLDGPLQISVGNAPAAVLRPDAQWRVYRLSVPPALAGQRQLRLRLHAPTYLPMRADPASADPRPLSVMVHSVAVER
- a CDS encoding glycosyltransferase family 39 protein; protein product: MRLRPPVRHQSAALVALGALTLIALALRLWKANWSLPFVPHPDEPAIMNVVLRMLRNGDPNPHFFYYPSLWIYVQSAVAWLHLHWGIAQGWYAGAAQLPETTDIATSVPGFFTWGRIATALTGAATVPALYTLARRVAGPIAGLVAAALLAVNALHIIHSHYITTDVPSEFFVALALVWTLAIYERGGWRDYLLAGALAGAAAATKHHAALAAVAITAAHALHWRGRMLHTLPRLIAAAGAMIGVFLLTSPYIVLAFDEFQRDLTHQLGDYAIGAHGDITGAWPVRYYLGFFRERAVGTIGGLLALWGTVALLLRRDWRVVVLWALLLAYLLIFLPQGNHWMRNIIATQVPLFVLAGAGFADLLNRLRAALPRPALIAAGAVLLALLLLPSSVEALRYADRLRRGDSRVQALHWVDAHVPPGVRLAAELKPVPGAQESRWTEVEYLPQRDLAWYRQQGYAYVIASSDVWRQWAIPDVYLRWAGGSAVAEFGLPDQQMFGPRLLIYSTGLSAADAAERPTGEARFGGVRFLGATLGQPDPEQPQAGIQPTRELRAGGVLALRTFWQVEQPLAEDVFIFVHVRDAAGNTVAQRDTPPWQGRFPTSSWQAGTIVVDVNDVPLPALPPGEYTLVVGMFDPATGGHPPLTIDGQAQPGNVVPLGTITITQ